From Oncorhynchus tshawytscha isolate Ot180627B linkage group LG11, Otsh_v2.0, whole genome shotgun sequence, the proteins below share one genomic window:
- the klhdc2 gene encoding kelch domain-containing protein 2 has protein sequence MAEMEEDIPDPLPVEEDEELERDEEEGEFDWVVDEADELDDEDVVVLDTEAEPFELEQPAERSGHIAVVDGHYMYVWGGYKNSQTTGFFDLYLPRNEIWIYNMETERWKKQMTAGNLHTSMSGSCGVCVDGVLYLFGGHHARGNTDRVFRLPLRTPALCWEEMKDLKGLAPSCKDKLGCWVHKNRLVFFGGYGYMAQGAHRGTFEYDETSFMGDNPGRGWNNHIHILDLEKSTWSQPVTKGNAPSPRAAHACAKVGNRGYVFGGRYRDYRLNDMYYIDMDSWEWHEMSVPQQGPVGRSWHSLTPVSPDHIFLFGGFTTSRETLSDAWLYCVSKNEWQQFKHNHTESPRLWHTACSGPGGEVFVFGGCANNLLSHQRAAHSKELLVFTVQPKSLVRFCMEAALQHRELLSGSWDCLPKHLLHTLRQRMGGINALGS, from the exons ATGGCAGAAATGGAGGAGGACATTCCTGACCCCTTGCCTGTTGAGGAAGATGAGGAGttggagagggatgaagaggagggagaatTTGACTGGGTGGTGGATGAGGCTGATGAACTCGATGATGAGGATGTAGTTGTTCTGGACACAGAAGCAGAGCCCTTTGAGTTGGAGCAGCCAGCTGAGCGCAGTGGCCACATAGCAGTGGTGGATGGACACTACATGTACGTTTGGGGAGGATATAAG AATTCCCAGACCACTGGCTTCTTTGACTTATACTTGCCAAGGAATGAAATCTGGATCTACAACATGGAGACAGAACGATG GAAGAAGCAGATGACTGCGGGTAACCTGCATACCTCCATGTCTGGCAGCTGTGGAGTGTGTGTGGATGGCGTCCTCTATCTGTTTGGAGGCCACCATGCCAGGGGAAACACTGACCGG GTCTTTCGGCTCCCCCTCCGAACACCGGCCCTCTGCTGGGAGGAGATGAAGGATCTCAAGGGCCTGGCCCCGTCCTGCAAGGACAAACTAGGCTGCTGGGTCCACAAGAACAG GCTAGTATTCTTCGGGGGCTACGGCTATATGGCACAAGGAGCTCACCGAGGGACATTTGAATATGATGAAACTTCATTCATG GGAGATAATCCGGGGCGGGGCTGGAACAACCACATTCACATCTTAGACCTGGAGAAGTCCACTTGGAGCCAGCCAGTCACCAAG GGCAACGCCCCCTCTCCCCGGGCAGCGCATGCCTGTGCCAAGGTGGGCAACCGAGGCTACGTGTTTGGGGGGCGTTACAGG GATTACCGCCTGAACGACATGTACTACATCGACATGGACTCCTGGGAGTGGCATGAAAT GAGTGTTCCTCAGCAGGGTCCTGTGGGACGCTCATGGCACTCCTTAACCCCTGTGTCACCTGACCACATATTCCTGTTCGGAGGCTTCACAACTTCCCGAGAGACGCTCA GTGATGCTTGGCTGTACTGTGTCAGCAAGAACGAGTGGCAGCAGTTCAAGCACAATCACACAGAGAGCCCCAG gctctGGCACACGGCCTGTTCCGGTCCTGGCGGAGAGGTGTTTGTGTTCGGTGGCTGTGCCAACAACCTGCTGTCCCATCAGCGAGCG GCTCACAGCAAAGAGTTGCTGGTTTTCACGGTTCAACCCAAGTCACTTGTTCG GTTCTGTATGGAAGCAGCGCTGCAGCACAGAGAGTTGCTATCTGGGTCCTGGGACTGCCTGCCTAAACATCTGCTACACACTCTCAGACAGAGGATGGGAGGCATCAACGCCCTGGGCTCATAA